The DNA window TGGATAGGCATAACCTTAACAGTGCCTGTGGGCGCGCCTTCAATTTTCTCACTTTGGGTGTTTTCGCGACCAATTTGTCCAATGCCAAAAAGTAACAGCAAGACAAACGCAAAGAAGAACCAACCATACACTAAGTGATCGGCCCCTGTGGCATGCTCCATATCGGTTAGATAACCAATAACAACGATGCCAAACGCACGGATACCATTAGCAATAATTGGCACAATAAGCGACGCAAAAACAAACGCGACAATTTTCCAACGCGTTTTATAGTTAAGATAGGCAAACAAAGTACCCAAGGCAAACGATGCAATTAAGAATCGAATACCAGCACATGCTTCAGCCACTAAGAACGTGCCGTTAGGCACATACAAATACAAACCTTCTCGGTAAATAGGAATACCTACTAGCTGCAGCATTTCGACGGTTAAATACGCCGTAATATCTTGCAGTACAGGTACCAATTCATCACCAAAAGGAATGGTAAAGGCTAAGAAAAACAAAGGAAAGGCGAATCGATATACAAATTGATTGCCAAAACAAAGCCAGACAATAAGCACCAAAGACAAGTAGGCACTAGCATGAGTAAACAGATTGATGCCTAGCAATTCGCTGAACATGTTTATCACTTGCACAGCAAATAGAGCTAGCAGCACCCAGTAATTTGGCTGTAGCTGAGTATGCACAAACTCCGACTTACGTTCGTAGAATAAATACAGGACTACCGGCACGATAAAGAAGCAGTGTTTGTAGGTTTCAGATGAACCCCATACTTCCACCATGCTCACGAGTGTTGAGAAATAAAGCACAAACCAGGCAGCCAAAAATACGCCAAACTGCAAAACAATCCTTTTATTTTGACTCATCAAACTCGTACTCCATTAAGTAAATCTGAAAACTTGTGCATTTCACTTTCCCATGAAAAGTGTTCAACCACGAAGGCTCTGTTACTTTCACTAACCAACGCTTCTTTCGCCAGTAAGTCACATATGATTTGTGCCATGGCCTCAGGGGAATCTTCAACTTGATAATCGCTACTTAGCGGCTTAGCAATACCTTCAGCCGCCATACTCGACAGCACAATCGGTTTGGCCATTGAGAGTGCTTCTAGCACTTTATTCTGAATACCACGTGCTATACGAAGCGGTGCTACCGACACTTTGGTTTGTGCAATGTAAGGTCGCACGTCCTCAACGCGCCCAGTAACCGTAATATTGTGTTTACCATGCAATGCTTGCACTTCTGCGCTAGGCTTCGACCCCACCACATAAAATTGAGCGGTGTTATCATGAGACAGGATAAGCGGCCATACGTTTTCCACAAACCACATCACTGCGTTCACATTCGCCCAGTAATCCATGGCGCCGGTAAAGGCAACGCTATTGTCCGCTATGTTATCAACGGCTTCAAGCCCCGCCTGAGGATCGAAGTAAGTTGTGTCAACCCCATTCCTGACGCCTAGCACTTTATTATCGAGCGCCTTTGGAATAAGTGACGTAAACATGCTTGCTTCATCATCTGAAACAAAAGTACTAAAGTCGAACGCATTAGCCATATTAGTTTCATAACTTTGCAGCAAGCGTGCTTCGCGATTGTAAAACCAC is part of the Glaciecola nitratireducens FR1064 genome and encodes:
- a CDS encoding TIGR03087 family PEP-CTERM/XrtA system glycosyltransferase: MMKPALLFLVHRIPFPPNKGDKIRSFNMMKQLSQAFDIHLGCFIDDDEDLGFDKDLLAYCKSIKCIQQNKLLCKVKGLAGFVTSKPITLPYYHSHEMQRWVDETIVEQQVQRVLIFSAAMAQFVEPHLPNIKHSVLDFVDVDSDKWRQYAAEKSGIKAWFYNREARLLQSYETNMANAFDFSTFVSDDEASMFTSLIPKALDNKVLGVRNGVDTTYFDPQAGLEAVDNIADNSVAFTGAMDYWANVNAVMWFVENVWPLILSHDNTAQFYVVGSKPSAEVQALHGKHNITVTGRVEDVRPYIAQTKVSVAPLRIARGIQNKVLEALSMAKPIVLSSMAAEGIAKPLSSDYQVEDSPEAMAQIICDLLAKEALVSESNRAFVVEHFSWESEMHKFSDLLNGVRV
- the xrtA gene encoding exosortase A, yielding MSQNKRIVLQFGVFLAAWFVLYFSTLVSMVEVWGSSETYKHCFFIVPVVLYLFYERKSEFVHTQLQPNYWVLLALFAVQVINMFSELLGINLFTHASAYLSLVLIVWLCFGNQFVYRFAFPLFFLAFTIPFGDELVPVLQDITAYLTVEMLQLVGIPIYREGLYLYVPNGTFLVAEACAGIRFLIASFALGTLFAYLNYKTRWKIVAFVFASLIVPIIANGIRAFGIVVIGYLTDMEHATGADHLVYGWFFFAFVLLLLFGIGQIGRENTQSEKIEGAPTGTVKVMPIQNLIMSLLVVATVGTYTTFYINSIPPVPSSNLTNTLNANEAFTPQELSWQPDMTNPHEEWSGVYKTNNNQTPIYVAKYYFDNDEHEMVSGLSRYYNIDNFTRKTIDREMTSKGQVNLIELVDIRGNNVALVYWFEVDGKRTASSIPTKVNQTISKLAGNHGAGVFIAVQVNSELPSREAKIKAMEAAIEGFQY